The following is a genomic window from Candidatus Margulisiibacteriota bacterium.
CTGCGCGGCGCGGAGAGCTCAGATTTTACTACCGCGCGCGGCGCGGACAGCCAAAGCGTGATTTTACAAACAACTAATCTGCCATCGCACAGCCACGGAGCGACAGGCTTATCCTTATCCGAGCTAAATGTGTCTGGCCTAAAAGCCTCTTCCGGTGGCGCGCATGAACATGTCTTAACTGGCAAAACAGCCTCTGACGGAACGCATAGCCACGGTAATAATTTAAGTGTTGATAATAGCTCTCACGGCCATTCTTTAAGAGGAGGCAGTTGGGGTAGCGCTAATTGTGATGGTTTACCGGCCTCATACCAGATCGCTGGCAGAAATAGTGTTTATGGTAATGATAATTATTATGCGAATTCCCCTAATGGCACGGCATTCATATCCAGTAATACACACGGGCATGGTTTATCCGGCGGCGTTACCGCTACTGACAGCGCCCATCAGCATGGCTTCTCTTCCGACAGCAAGGCTTTTAACGGCGGAGCGCACGAGCACGATATTACCGGCAGCATCACCGGCGGCAATATTACCGGTTCGATAGGCAATACCGGTTCCGGCACAGCGTTCAGCGTCGCTACATTGCCAGTGTATTACACGGTGATTTATATCATCAAAGTAGTGTGAGCCAAACAACTTGTCAACTTGACAAGTTCCCGCTACGTGGTAATATAAGCTATATGAAATCCTATACAGTTGGTGAATTAAAAGCTCATTTTTCGGCTGTGCTGTCTCAGGTAAAAAACGGAGAGAGCGTGGAAGTGCTGTACGGCCGGGCTAAAGAGCCGGTGGCCATGTTTGTGCCTAAAGCTGAGAAAAAGCCGCCGCGCAAGTTGGGAATTTTAGCAGGTAAAATGGTTTTTAAAGAAAAAGGCGACGGCAAGATAACGCTGGAAGAATTTCTGGGTATATGAATTATCTGCTGGACACCCATGTTTTAATTTGGGCAATGCACGAGATTCCCAGATTGAGCAATGCCGCGCAGCAAATTATTAGCAGCCGTTCAAATAATGTTTTAGTTAGCGTGGTTTCTTTTTGGGAGCTGGCCATAAAAACCCGACTGGAAAAATTTTCTATCAAAAAAACTAACATTAAAGATATTCCGCAGTATGCCAGAGATATGGGTCTCGCTATTTGGGATTTGCAGGAGCGGGACGCCATTTCTTTTTTGGATTTGCCGTTGAAAGAAAATCACAAAGACCCTTTCGACCGCATGCTGATCTGGCAGGCGATAAACAATAACCTGACGCTGTTGAGCAAAGACAAATTGTTCCAGCAGTAC
Proteins encoded in this region:
- a CDS encoding prevent-host-death protein, yielding MKSYTVGELKAHFSAVLSQVKNGESVEVLYGRAKEPVAMFVPKAEKKPPRKLGILAGKMVFKEKGDGKITLEEFLGI
- a CDS encoding type II toxin-antitoxin system VapC family toxin; the encoded protein is MNYLLDTHVLIWAMHEIPRLSNAAQQIISSRSNNVLVSVVSFWELAIKTRLEKFSIKKTNIKDIPQYARDMGLAIWDLQERDAISFLDLPLKENHKDPFDRMLIWQAINNNLTLLSKDKLFQQYAADGLKLLW